In Kordiimonas pumila, a single genomic region encodes these proteins:
- a CDS encoding EF-hand domain-containing protein has protein sequence MTKRYRLVLVTSLVLAIAACSSNRKGPPKPPPIPPEKAAEMQRRFLDQWDTNNDGLFSCDDITHERRKLFITLDLNQDALLDEQEYRRAQFEDKGFMFFRFEQLDKNANNMLELAEFAAVEDSTFQSMDHNGDCLIDQGEAMAFMVEKQRRRGRPEPGKGDRSPPRRMPDEGGVDPF, from the coding sequence ATGACAAAACGCTATCGCCTCGTATTAGTAACAAGCCTTGTGCTTGCTATTGCAGCCTGTTCCTCAAACAGGAAAGGCCCGCCTAAGCCACCACCGATACCACCAGAGAAGGCCGCAGAAATGCAAAGGCGTTTTCTTGACCAGTGGGATACCAATAATGATGGCCTTTTTTCCTGTGATGATATTACCCATGAGCGCCGGAAACTGTTTATAACACTTGATCTAAATCAGGATGCTCTCCTCGATGAGCAAGAATACAGACGCGCCCAATTTGAAGACAAAGGCTTTATGTTCTTTCGATTCGAACAACTTGATAAAAACGCAAACAATATGCTGGAACTTGCTGAATTTGCAGCTGTTGAAGATAGCACATTCCAAAGCATGGATCATAACGGTGACTGCCTAATTGACCAAGGCGAAGCGATGGCCTTTATGGTAGAAAAACAGCGTAGGCGCGGCCGCCCAGAACCCGGTAAAGGTGACCGGTCACCACCACGCCGCATGCCAGATGAAGGCGGCGTTGACCCGTTTTAG
- a CDS encoding RluA family pseudouridine synthase codes for MKKDVFQITVGPETEGIRLDKLLADAMPDISRSRVKALIKEGQLVSASGIVLSPSYNVKKGDNFSLSFPEPEDADPIAENIPLDIIFEDEHLVVVNKPAGMVVHPAPGSPNGTLVNALLHHCNGSLSGIGGVKRPGIVHRIDKETSGLLIVAKHDKAHNGLAVQFADHSIERTYIAVCKGHPKKLADRIEGNIARHPVDRKRMAVAPSGGKWAATHYTVSASYAQSGTPVASLLECRLETGRTHQVRVHMAHIGHPLVGDPVYGRNAIANSIKGAARTALASFPRQALHAKSLGFIHPVSGTPFKFESSLPYDMEALLKVLEPYKL; via the coding sequence ATGAAGAAGGATGTATTTCAAATAACAGTTGGCCCCGAAACCGAAGGTATTCGGCTTGATAAACTTTTGGCCGATGCAATGCCAGATATTTCTCGATCGCGCGTTAAAGCGCTGATCAAGGAAGGCCAACTTGTTTCAGCTTCCGGCATTGTGCTTAGTCCGTCTTATAATGTCAAAAAAGGCGATAATTTTTCACTGTCCTTCCCTGAGCCAGAAGACGCTGACCCTATTGCTGAGAATATACCGCTTGATATTATTTTTGAAGATGAGCATCTGGTTGTTGTGAACAAACCAGCCGGTATGGTTGTACATCCTGCTCCCGGTAGCCCAAACGGTACACTTGTCAACGCGCTTCTCCATCACTGTAACGGCAGCCTGTCAGGTATTGGCGGCGTCAAACGCCCCGGCATTGTTCACCGTATTGACAAAGAAACCAGTGGCCTTCTGATTGTTGCAAAACATGACAAAGCTCATAACGGGCTTGCCGTGCAGTTTGCGGACCATTCGATTGAACGAACTTATATAGCGGTCTGTAAAGGACACCCAAAAAAACTGGCTGACCGAATTGAGGGAAACATAGCCCGCCATCCAGTGGATAGAAAAAGAATGGCCGTGGCACCAAGCGGCGGCAAGTGGGCTGCAACACATTATACTGTCAGCGCGTCCTATGCGCAGAGCGGCACACCGGTTGCCTCCCTTCTGGAATGTCGCCTTGAAACAGGCAGGACCCACCAGGTTCGTGTTCATATGGCGCATATTGGCCACCCGCTGGTTGGCGACCCTGTTTACGGCCGAAATGCCATTGCAAACTCTATAAAAGGGGCGGCTAGAACCGCACTTGCATCTTTCCCTCGGCAGGCTTTGCATGCCAAATCGCTCGGTTTTATCCACCCTGTGTCGGGTACCCCCTTTAAATTCGAAAGTAGCCTACCATATGATATGGAAGCGCTTTTGAAGGTTCTGGAGCCGTATAAACTTTAG
- a CDS encoding ATP phosphoribosyltransferase regulatory subunit: protein MNGPIKTMAGSLYARQALLPEGFRDQLVPEAEQEASLVRQLVDTFLSHAYDRVSPPLVEYEDSLLVGAGLTSSAKMFRIMDSNTQRMMAVRCDMTIQMARLAATRFADQERPLRLAYAGSVLRTKGSQIRPARQFTQAGIELVGCESLEGEMEVIAIAVEALKAVGIAEVSLDLTLPPLASLLCDAKGITGDDRTAVLSALGAKDIGAFNGLKDRALFEALVSATGPVDTALVALKTIGFEGEAASLVERLIRLVEMLQEKLPSLPVTLDPCETHGFEYKTGIGFALFARNGNGELGRGGRYAVTHADGHTEEATGFSVYLDSLMDALPVATAAQKIFLPFNTSASEGVRLRTEGWRTIQGLTVEADCRKEAARLGCTHIFEKGAVCAL, encoded by the coding sequence ATGAATGGGCCTATAAAAACTATGGCGGGCAGTCTTTATGCCCGTCAGGCATTATTGCCAGAAGGATTTAGAGATCAGCTTGTTCCAGAAGCGGAACAGGAAGCGTCTTTGGTAAGGCAACTTGTCGATACCTTTCTCTCTCATGCCTATGATCGTGTTTCACCGCCGCTCGTGGAATATGAAGATAGCCTGCTTGTTGGTGCTGGGTTAACAAGCTCTGCCAAAATGTTCCGCATTATGGATTCGAATACACAGCGTATGATGGCTGTGCGCTGTGACATGACCATTCAAATGGCACGGCTTGCAGCTACACGATTCGCTGATCAGGAACGCCCCCTTAGGCTTGCTTATGCGGGTAGTGTGCTGCGTACAAAAGGCAGCCAAATTCGCCCCGCTCGCCAGTTTACACAGGCCGGTATCGAACTTGTAGGCTGTGAAAGCCTTGAAGGCGAAATGGAAGTTATTGCCATTGCTGTTGAGGCTTTGAAAGCTGTAGGTATTGCGGAAGTATCGCTTGACCTGACGCTGCCGCCGCTTGCTTCTTTACTGTGTGATGCAAAAGGCATAACCGGAGATGACCGTACGGCAGTTCTGTCAGCTCTGGGTGCAAAAGATATCGGGGCTTTTAACGGGTTGAAAGATAGGGCACTTTTTGAAGCGCTGGTTTCAGCTACAGGCCCTGTAGATACGGCGTTAGTCGCGCTGAAGACGATTGGGTTTGAGGGCGAAGCGGCATCACTGGTTGAACGACTTATTCGGCTTGTAGAGATGTTGCAGGAAAAATTACCAAGCCTCCCAGTGACACTTGACCCATGTGAAACGCACGGTTTTGAATATAAAACCGGAATTGGTTTTGCGCTTTTTGCCCGTAACGGAAATGGGGAATTAGGCCGAGGTGGTCGCTATGCTGTAACGCATGCAGATGGCCATACGGAAGAGGCCACAGGCTTTTCTGTTTACCTTGATAGCTTGATGGATGCTCTGCCTGTTGCAACAGCTGCCCAAAAAATATTTTTGCCCTTTAATACGTCAGCGAGTGAAGGTGTTAGGCTTCGTACTGAGGGCTGGCGAACAATTCAGGGGTTGACAGTTGAGGCGGATTGCCGGAAAGAAGCGGCTCGGCTTGGTTGTACACATATTTTTGAAAAGGGTGCGGTTTGCGCCCTCTAA
- the serA gene encoding phosphoglycerate dehydrogenase, whose product MPKVLISDKMSPLAEKIFKERGVEVDVITGKTKEELAAMIGEYDGLAIRSSTKVTPAILEAAKNLKVIGRAGIGVDNVDVAAATNHGVVVMNTPFGNSITTAEHAIAMMMALVRDIPQANASTHAGKWEKSKFMGMEVTGKTLGLIGAGNIGSVVADRAMGLKMKVVAYDPFLSADRAADLGIKKVDLDELFKVADVITLHTPLTDQTRGIVGKKAFAQMKDGVRIVNCARGGLIDEAALLVALNSGKVAGAALDVFEVEPATENPLFGHDKVICTPHLGASTSEAQVNVALQVAEQMADFLLTGGVTNALNMPSLSAEDAPKLKPYMALAEQIGGFAGQITETSLKRVVIEYEGHVATLNTSPLTAVVLEGLLSPLMSSVNMVNAPIVAKERNIKITESKHDREGDYSTSIRLTVETERGERSIAGTLFANKAPRIIEIDGVRLEAELAPNMLYIINDDKPGFIGALGSLLGHNGVNIATFALGRRVEGQEAVALVAVDQPLQDIVLDQVAALAHVRLAKKLSF is encoded by the coding sequence ATGCCTAAGGTGCTGATTTCTGATAAAATGAGCCCTCTTGCAGAGAAAATCTTCAAGGAACGCGGCGTTGAAGTTGATGTAATTACAGGTAAAACCAAAGAAGAACTCGCTGCAATGATCGGCGAGTATGACGGCCTTGCTATCCGGTCATCTACAAAAGTGACGCCTGCTATTCTGGAAGCGGCGAAAAACCTTAAAGTTATTGGCCGCGCGGGTATCGGTGTGGATAACGTTGATGTGGCTGCAGCTACCAACCACGGTGTTGTAGTGATGAACACACCGTTCGGTAACTCTATTACAACGGCAGAGCATGCGATTGCCATGATGATGGCGCTTGTGCGCGATATTCCGCAGGCAAATGCATCAACACATGCTGGCAAGTGGGAAAAATCCAAATTTATGGGCATGGAAGTAACCGGTAAAACACTGGGTCTTATCGGTGCGGGTAATATTGGTTCTGTCGTTGCAGACCGTGCTATGGGCCTGAAAATGAAAGTTGTTGCTTACGACCCATTCCTGTCTGCAGACCGTGCGGCTGATCTGGGCATCAAGAAAGTTGATCTGGATGAGCTCTTCAAAGTTGCGGATGTGATTACGTTGCACACGCCGCTCACTGACCAGACCCGAGGGATTGTTGGTAAAAAAGCTTTTGCCCAGATGAAAGACGGTGTTCGCATTGTTAACTGTGCACGCGGCGGCCTTATCGATGAAGCAGCTCTTCTCGTGGCGCTTAACAGCGGTAAGGTGGCAGGTGCGGCCCTTGATGTGTTTGAGGTTGAGCCAGCGACAGAAAACCCGTTGTTTGGCCACGATAAAGTAATTTGCACACCGCACCTTGGTGCATCTACCTCTGAGGCGCAGGTGAATGTTGCTTTGCAGGTTGCTGAACAAATGGCAGACTTTCTGCTAACAGGCGGTGTTACAAACGCGCTTAATATGCCGTCACTGAGTGCAGAAGACGCACCAAAGCTGAAGCCATACATGGCGCTCGCTGAGCAAATTGGCGGTTTTGCAGGCCAAATTACTGAAACAAGCTTGAAGCGTGTTGTGATCGAATATGAGGGTCATGTGGCAACTTTGAATACCAGCCCGTTAACGGCGGTTGTGCTTGAAGGTCTGCTATCGCCGCTTATGAGCAGTGTAAACATGGTGAACGCACCGATTGTTGCCAAAGAGCGCAATATTAAAATTACCGAAAGTAAACATGATCGTGAAGGCGATTATAGCACGTCTATTCGCTTGACTGTTGAAACAGAGCGCGGCGAGCGTTCTATTGCAGGTACTCTTTTTGCGAACAAGGCCCCACGTATCATTGAAATTGATGGTGTAAGGCTTGAGGCAGAGTTAGCGCCGAATATGCTTTATATCATCAATGATGATAAACCGGGCTTTATTGGTGCTTTGGGTTCCCTTTTGGGCCATAACGGTGTAAACATCGCGACATTCGCGCTTGGACGCCGTGTTGAGGGTCAGGAAGCGGTAGCCTTGGTAGCTGTTGATCAGCCGCTGCAAGATATTGTTCTTGACCAGGTCGCTGCTCTCGCCCATGTACGTCTGGCTAAAAAGTTATCTTTTTAA
- a CDS encoding phosphoserine transaminase: MTKPLQAPVRAEFSSGPCAKRPGWTNDALKNALLGRSHRSKPGKERLKYSIDKTREILGVPADYRIGIVAASDTGAVEMALWSLLGARGVDMLSWESFGAGWVTDVVKQLKLDDVRTFNADYGKLPDLNAVDTDRDVVFTWNGTTSGVKVPNADWIKADRKGLTICDATSAAFAMDLPWQKLDVVTYSWQKVLGGEAAHGMLILSPRAVERLESYTPAWPMPKIFRMTKGGKLIEGIFTGETINTPSMLCVEDYIDALEWADSIGGLTGLVAKSEANLKVLSDWVASSDWAGFLAETAETCSNTSVCLKVTDSWFAGLDADAQAATLKKLTSKLDAEGVAYDIGAYRDAPAGLRIWAGATVEASDLKILTEWLDWAYAEVKAAA, encoded by the coding sequence ATGACGAAGCCACTACAGGCACCCGTGCGTGCTGAGTTTAGCTCAGGACCGTGTGCAAAACGTCCGGGTTGGACAAACGATGCTCTTAAAAACGCTCTCCTCGGGCGGTCACACCGGTCAAAGCCGGGTAAAGAGCGATTAAAATATTCCATTGATAAAACACGTGAAATTCTGGGTGTGCCAGCTGATTACCGTATTGGTATTGTCGCTGCATCTGACACCGGCGCTGTTGAAATGGCGCTGTGGTCACTGCTTGGTGCACGCGGTGTTGACATGCTTTCATGGGAAAGTTTTGGCGCCGGCTGGGTAACCGATGTTGTCAAACAGCTAAAGCTTGATGATGTTCGCACCTTTAATGCTGATTACGGCAAGCTGCCTGACCTGAACGCTGTTGATACAGACCGTGATGTGGTGTTCACATGGAACGGTACGACATCTGGCGTCAAGGTACCGAACGCAGACTGGATCAAGGCTGACCGCAAGGGCCTGACAATTTGTGATGCTACATCAGCCGCGTTTGCAATGGACCTGCCATGGCAGAAGCTTGATGTGGTAACCTACAGCTGGCAAAAAGTGCTGGGCGGCGAGGCTGCACACGGTATGCTTATTCTGTCACCACGCGCTGTCGAGCGGCTTGAAAGTTATACTCCGGCATGGCCAATGCCAAAGATTTTCCGCATGACCAAAGGCGGAAAGCTGATTGAAGGTATCTTTACGGGTGAAACGATTAATACGCCTTCCATGCTGTGTGTTGAAGACTATATCGACGCGCTTGAGTGGGCAGACAGCATCGGTGGCCTCACAGGTCTTGTTGCCAAATCAGAAGCAAACCTGAAAGTTTTATCTGATTGGGTAGCTTCATCTGATTGGGCTGGTTTTTTGGCTGAAACTGCAGAGACATGCTCGAACACATCTGTATGCTTGAAAGTAACGGATAGCTGGTTTGCGGGGCTTGATGCCGACGCACAAGCCGCAACCCTGAAAAAGCTAACATCAAAGCTTGATGCTGAAGGTGTTGCTTACGATATTGGGGCATACCGCGATGCGCCTGCGGGCCTGAGGATATGGGCTGGTGCTACTGTTGAAGCATCTGACCTTAAGATCCTTACTGAATGGCTGGACTGGGCATACGCAGAAGTTAAGGCTGCAGCCTAA
- a CDS encoding serine hydrolase domain-containing protein: MLFRVFQVVLFLAISLYGAEKAAFSSDVVDGFDARFKLAVEENKIPGAAYAIIQNGQITKVETYGVRALGEKKPVTKDTVFRLASVSKTYTAELAAILVAEGKLSWDARVVDYVPGFHLKTPGHAEKLKVSHILSHSSGLTPNAYDIMLEDGWSLDKIVPRFQSLKPICAPGKCYGYQNIIFSLIQPVIEKTTGEHFETLMEDRIFKPLGLDHTTIGMDGYLAAKDRAEPHLLTKKGWYKTKVNNNYYAVSPAAGVNANVIDLAKWVQAQMGYGVTPIATGVIDAVTTKRTHTKRELYRKVWKPYVEDAYYGYGWRIYQIGGEDIILHAGGVAGFRSLVSYSKDRGIGQVILMNAESRSIEKLGADFWTALISELPTEQMALAGR; encoded by the coding sequence TTGTTGTTCCGTGTTTTTCAAGTTGTGTTGTTCTTGGCAATAAGCCTTTATGGGGCTGAAAAGGCCGCTTTTTCTTCTGATGTTGTTGATGGATTTGATGCACGCTTTAAGCTGGCTGTTGAGGAAAATAAAATTCCGGGTGCCGCTTATGCGATAATTCAAAACGGGCAAATCACCAAGGTTGAAACATACGGCGTGAGAGCATTGGGTGAAAAGAAGCCCGTAACAAAAGATACTGTTTTCCGCTTAGCCTCTGTTTCTAAAACATATACAGCAGAACTTGCCGCTATTCTGGTTGCCGAGGGTAAGCTTTCTTGGGATGCGCGTGTTGTAGATTATGTTCCCGGGTTTCATTTGAAAACGCCGGGTCACGCTGAAAAACTGAAGGTTAGCCATATTTTAAGCCATAGTTCGGGGCTGACGCCCAATGCCTATGATATTATGCTGGAAGATGGTTGGTCTCTGGATAAAATTGTGCCGCGCTTCCAAAGCCTGAAGCCCATATGCGCACCTGGCAAGTGTTATGGGTACCAGAATATTATCTTTAGTCTTATCCAGCCTGTGATTGAAAAAACAACAGGTGAACACTTTGAAACGCTGATGGAGGATAGGATATTCAAGCCACTGGGCCTTGATCATACCACTATTGGTATGGATGGCTATTTGGCGGCAAAAGATAGGGCTGAACCCCATTTGCTGACTAAAAAAGGTTGGTATAAAACCAAGGTAAATAATAATTATTATGCTGTTTCACCTGCCGCTGGTGTAAATGCAAACGTGATTGACCTTGCCAAATGGGTGCAAGCTCAAATGGGTTACGGCGTAACGCCCATTGCAACGGGTGTGATTGATGCCGTGACGACAAAACGGACCCACACTAAACGTGAACTATACCGTAAAGTGTGGAAGCCATATGTGGAAGATGCTTACTATGGCTATGGTTGGCGCATATACCAGATAGGCGGCGAAGATATTATTCTGCATGCAGGTGGTGTTGCTGGGTTCCGTAGTCTGGTTTCTTATTCAAAAGATCGCGGCATAGGTCAGGTAATTCTCATGAATGCCGAAAGTCGTTCAATTGAAAAACTTGGTGCTGATTTCTGGACAGCTCTTATTTCAGAGCTACCAACCGAACAAATGGCTCTTGCCGGGCGCTAA
- a CDS encoding long-chain fatty acid--CoA ligase has translation MFGQMQNWPLLVSKFLDHAAINHPSREVFSMLPEGGEFRYNYAGLSDRSKKCAQALGRLGVTLGDRVATLAWNTHRHMEIWYGASGMGAVTHTVNPRLFPEQLVYILNHAEDKVLMLDITFVPLIEKIAEHLTTVKQYIILVGRDHMPDTSLPNALCYEELLAAEGGTYEWPVFDENTACSLCYTSGTTGNPKGVLYSHRSNFLHTLLALSGDTLGITALSVILPVVPMFHANAWGIPYSATAAGAKLVLNGPHHDPETLHMLMIREGITTTAAVPTIWMGMLKYLTATGKDCGKMETVTIGGSAAPRSMIAAFQERYGVRVNHAWGMTETSPLGSLGSENAAVQGLTPEQKLDVQCKQGRSVMGVEMSIQDEEGNKLPRDGKTSGRLMVRGPWVIDSYFKSETSALEADNWFDTGDVALIDEYGYMQITDRSKDVIKSGGEWISSIDLENAAVAHPNVLEAAVIGVFHPKWDERPLLIIVPEAGKSVTHEEMTEFLSDKVAKWWLPDATVLVTELPHTATGKISKLTLREQFKDYKLPLA, from the coding sequence GTGTTTGGGCAAATGCAGAACTGGCCACTTCTTGTGTCAAAATTTTTAGACCATGCGGCTATTAACCATCCATCACGTGAAGTTTTTTCAATGCTGCCTGAGGGCGGCGAATTTCGTTATAATTACGCGGGTCTATCTGATCGCTCCAAAAAGTGCGCACAGGCGCTAGGGCGACTTGGTGTAACTCTGGGTGATCGGGTTGCAACACTTGCATGGAATACACATCGCCATATGGAGATATGGTATGGTGCTTCTGGCATGGGGGCCGTTACCCATACAGTTAACCCTCGGCTTTTTCCTGAGCAATTGGTTTATATTTTAAACCATGCAGAAGATAAGGTTCTGATGCTGGACATTACTTTTGTCCCACTGATCGAGAAGATCGCAGAGCACCTAACGACGGTTAAGCAATATATTATTCTTGTTGGCCGTGATCATATGCCAGATACAAGCTTGCCCAATGCCCTGTGTTACGAGGAGCTGCTGGCAGCAGAGGGTGGCACTTATGAATGGCCAGTTTTTGACGAAAATACAGCTTGTTCACTGTGTTATACATCAGGCACGACCGGTAACCCAAAAGGGGTGCTGTATTCACATCGTTCGAATTTCCTTCATACACTGTTAGCACTTTCGGGTGATACACTGGGGATTACGGCATTAAGCGTTATTCTTCCTGTTGTGCCAATGTTCCATGCTAACGCGTGGGGTATTCCTTATTCCGCAACGGCGGCGGGTGCCAAACTTGTCTTGAATGGGCCGCACCATGACCCTGAGACATTGCACATGTTAATGATACGGGAAGGTATTACAACAACAGCAGCAGTTCCTACAATTTGGATGGGCATGCTGAAATACCTTACTGCAACAGGTAAAGACTGCGGCAAGATGGAAACGGTTACTATTGGTGGATCTGCGGCACCGCGCAGTATGATTGCAGCCTTTCAGGAACGTTACGGTGTACGCGTTAACCATGCTTGGGGTATGACTGAAACCAGCCCACTTGGTAGCTTGGGTAGCGAAAATGCAGCAGTACAGGGGCTTACTCCAGAGCAAAAGCTGGATGTTCAGTGTAAGCAAGGGCGTTCGGTTATGGGCGTTGAAATGAGCATTCAGGATGAAGAAGGCAACAAGCTGCCACGGGACGGGAAAACATCGGGCAGGTTAATGGTTCGTGGCCCATGGGTGATTGATAGTTACTTCAAAAGTGAAACAAGTGCTCTCGAAGCTGATAACTGGTTTGATACCGGTGATGTTGCCCTGATCGACGAATATGGTTACATGCAGATTACTGACCGTTCCAAGGATGTTATTAAGTCAGGCGGCGAATGGATCAGCTCGATTGATCTGGAGAATGCAGCTGTTGCACATCCGAATGTTTTGGAAGCAGCGGTTATTGGTGTGTTTCATCCTAAATGGGATGAGAGGCCGCTTTTGATTATTGTGCCAGAGGCTGGTAAATCAGTAACGCATGAGGAAATGACAGAATTTTTGTCTGACAAAGTTGCTAAATGGTGGCTTCCTGATGCAACTGTTCTTGTAACTGAATTACCGCACACCGCGACTGGTAAAATATCAAAACTAACACTGCGAGAGCAGTTTAAAGACTATAAATTACCTTTGGCATAA
- the rpoH gene encoding RNA polymerase sigma factor RpoH: MTYQSNLPTLTPEGSLSSYLQEIRKYPMLEANQEYMLAKAWAEHEDSEAARQLVTSHLRLVAKIAMGYRGYGLPVADLISEGNVGMMQAVKRFDPEKGFRLATYAMWWIRAAIQEYILRSWSLVKIGTTAAQKKLFFNLRRIKGQIEAIEEGDMSPENVTTIAEKLAVPEEDVVNMNRRLSAHDHSLNSPLRADAEGEWQDWLVDDTPDQETTTADNEEYEQRMEMLSKAMKGLNERERHILTERRLHEPPTTLEELSQQYDISRERVRQIEVRAFEKVQKAITQIASDTGKGNLQE, encoded by the coding sequence ATGACGTATCAAAGTAATTTACCAACTCTTACACCTGAAGGCAGTTTAAGCTCGTATTTACAGGAAATCCGTAAATACCCAATGCTTGAGGCCAATCAGGAGTATATGCTTGCAAAAGCTTGGGCCGAGCATGAAGACAGTGAAGCTGCACGCCAGCTTGTAACCAGCCACCTGCGACTTGTTGCTAAAATAGCCATGGGTTACAGAGGTTACGGCCTGCCTGTCGCAGACCTTATCTCTGAAGGTAATGTTGGCATGATGCAGGCGGTCAAGCGTTTTGACCCTGAAAAAGGATTCCGACTTGCAACATATGCTATGTGGTGGATCCGTGCGGCTATTCAGGAGTATATTCTCAGAAGCTGGAGCCTTGTAAAAATTGGTACTACAGCTGCACAGAAAAAACTGTTTTTTAACCTGCGCCGTATCAAAGGACAGATTGAAGCCATTGAAGAAGGTGACATGAGCCCTGAGAATGTCACCACGATTGCTGAAAAACTCGCAGTGCCCGAAGAAGATGTGGTGAACATGAACCGCCGCCTTTCAGCACATGACCATTCGCTTAATTCACCCTTGCGTGCTGATGCGGAAGGCGAATGGCAAGATTGGCTTGTCGACGACACCCCCGACCAAGAAACCACAACGGCTGACAATGAAGAATATGAACAGCGCATGGAAATGTTGTCAAAAGCAATGAAAGGCCTGAACGAGCGTGAACGCCATATTCTAACAGAGCGGCGCTTGCATGAGCCTCCAACGACGCTTGAGGAGCTTTCTCAGCAGTATGATATAAGCCGCGAGCGTGTACGCCAAATTGAGGTACGTGCTTTTGAGAAAGTACAAAAGGCCATAACACAAATTGCATCAGATACCGGCAAAGGTAATCTGCAAGAATAA
- a CDS encoding adenylosuccinate synthase: MGNVVVVGSQWGDEGKGKIVDWLSERADVVARFQGGHNAGHTLVVDGKVYKLSLLPSGIVRGGKISIIGNGVVVDPWALLSEMDTLRGQGVEISPASLELAANASLIMPYHRELDALREDATKGVKIGTTRRGIGPAYEDKVGRRAIRVCDLQSRSIVEARLEVALTHHNALRRGLGHDPINGQKIADDLMSIADKILPYMSNAWRTLEAAKNAGKRVLFEGAQGTLLDVDHGTYPFVTSSNTIAGQAAGGTGMGPGSLDYILGITKAYTTRVGAGPFPTEQENEIGEFLGTRGHEFGVVTGRKRRCGWFDAVLVRQSLTIGGVTGIALTKLDVLDGLEEIKVCVGYKHKGEVIDFLPYGMEDQIAIEPVYEVFEGWTETTFGARSWADLPATAIKYIRRIEELIGVPVALLSTSPEREDTILVKDPFNP, translated from the coding sequence ATGGGCAACGTTGTTGTTGTCGGCTCCCAATGGGGCGACGAAGGCAAGGGTAAAATTGTTGATTGGCTTTCAGAACGTGCGGACGTTGTTGCACGCTTTCAGGGTGGTCACAATGCCGGCCATACTCTGGTTGTTGATGGTAAAGTTTATAAACTTTCGCTATTGCCTTCAGGTATTGTGCGTGGCGGTAAAATAAGCATTATCGGGAACGGTGTTGTTGTTGATCCTTGGGCGCTTTTGTCTGAAATGGATACACTGCGCGGCCAAGGTGTAGAAATAAGCCCTGCATCACTTGAGCTGGCGGCAAATGCATCGCTTATTATGCCGTATCACCGCGAGCTTGATGCGCTGCGTGAAGATGCGACAAAAGGTGTTAAAATTGGCACGACACGTCGTGGTATTGGCCCTGCCTACGAAGATAAAGTGGGTCGTCGTGCCATTCGTGTGTGTGATTTACAGTCTCGTAGCATTGTAGAAGCAAGGCTGGAAGTTGCCTTAACGCACCATAATGCACTGCGTCGTGGCCTTGGGCACGACCCTATCAATGGTCAAAAAATCGCCGATGACCTGATGTCAATTGCAGACAAGATTTTGCCATATATGAGTAATGCGTGGCGTACGCTTGAGGCCGCAAAAAATGCTGGCAAACGTGTTCTTTTTGAAGGTGCACAAGGAACATTGCTTGATGTTGATCATGGTACATATCCCTTTGTAACATCGTCCAACACTATTGCGGGGCAGGCTGCTGGGGGTACGGGTATGGGACCGGGGTCACTTGATTATATCCTCGGGATTACAAAAGCCTATACAACACGCGTTGGCGCCGGGCCATTTCCAACTGAGCAAGAGAATGAAATTGGCGAATTTTTAGGGACACGCGGCCACGAGTTTGGTGTTGTAACGGGCCGTAAACGCCGTTGTGGCTGGTTTGATGCGGTTTTAGTGCGTCAAAGCCTTACTATCGGCGGTGTAACTGGTATTGCGCTCACGAAGCTTGATGTGCTGGACGGACTTGAGGAAATTAAAGTTTGTGTTGGGTACAAACATAAAGGTGAAGTGATCGATTTTCTTCCCTATGGTATGGAAGACCAAATCGCTATTGAACCGGTTTATGAGGTTTTTGAAGGGTGGACAGAAACGACCTTTGGCGCGAGAAGCTGGGCTGATTTACCAGCAACGGCAATTAAATACATTCGCCGTATCGAAGAACTGATCGGCGTGCCTGTAGCGCTGTTATCAACCAGCCCAGAGCGCGAAGATACCATTCTTGTGAAAGACCCTTTTAATCCGTAA